The following are from one region of the Halogeometricum sp. S3BR5-2 genome:
- a CDS encoding DUF7503 family protein translates to MSDNDANAVAQYLTDHPRMMGVLFTALLLLSQAGSVAAGNHVGISGP, encoded by the coding sequence ATGTCCGACAATGACGCGAACGCTGTCGCACAGTACCTGACCGACCACCCCCGCATGATGGGCGTCCTGTTCACGGCGCTGCTGCTGCTGTCGCAGGCGGGCTCCGTCGCGGCGGGGAACCACGTCGGTATCTCGGGTCCGTAA
- a CDS encoding TrmB family transcriptional regulator, with amino-acid sequence MNSTELRDALEDAGLSQYQAEAYNTLLRLGTASATELADACSVPTARIYDVLRDLEAKGYIETYEQDSLHARACDPETVLEDLRGRATMLETAADEIEDRWEAPEVDRHMLSIVKRFDTVLQRAASFIREAENEVQLSATPEQYEKLRPALQEAHRSDAIVKVSLHTDPDADPSAFDVADFEGVVTEARHRTLPTPFVLLVDRTGTCFAPHANSLNQYGVLVDDYTLTYVFHWYFQTCLWEVWDTVYAEGDDDPPFVFADIRRCVRTIEPYFSEGTTVRASVAGFDTETGEAVDLSGEIVELRYSGAAETDGTPALSQLAGQVCFTLRTDEGSYSVGGWGAVLEEVEATRVTITDVAK; translated from the coding sequence ATGAACTCCACGGAGTTGCGTGACGCCCTCGAAGACGCGGGGCTCTCGCAGTACCAAGCGGAGGCGTACAACACCCTCCTGCGGTTGGGAACCGCCAGCGCAACGGAGTTGGCCGACGCCTGCTCGGTCCCCACCGCGCGCATCTACGACGTGCTCAGGGACTTGGAGGCGAAGGGGTACATCGAGACGTACGAGCAGGACAGTCTCCACGCGCGGGCGTGTGACCCGGAAACCGTCCTCGAAGACCTGCGCGGCCGGGCGACGATGCTGGAGACGGCGGCCGACGAGATAGAGGACCGCTGGGAGGCTCCGGAGGTCGACCGGCACATGCTGAGTATCGTCAAGCGGTTCGACACGGTGCTCCAGCGCGCCGCGTCGTTCATCCGCGAGGCGGAGAACGAGGTGCAACTGTCGGCGACGCCCGAACAGTACGAGAAACTCCGACCCGCCCTCCAAGAGGCGCACCGGAGCGACGCCATCGTGAAGGTGTCGCTGCACACCGACCCCGACGCCGACCCGTCGGCGTTCGACGTCGCCGACTTCGAGGGCGTCGTCACCGAGGCCCGCCACCGGACGCTCCCGACGCCGTTCGTCCTCCTCGTCGACCGGACCGGGACCTGTTTCGCGCCGCACGCGAACTCGCTGAACCAGTACGGGGTGTTGGTCGACGACTACACGCTCACGTACGTCTTCCACTGGTACTTCCAGACCTGTCTGTGGGAGGTGTGGGACACCGTCTACGCCGAGGGGGACGACGACCCGCCGTTCGTCTTCGCCGACATCCGGCGGTGCGTCCGTACCATCGAACCCTACTTTTCGGAGGGCACGACCGTCCGCGCGTCGGTGGCGGGGTTCGACACCGAAACCGGCGAAGCCGTCGACCTGTCGGGTGAAATCGTCGAACTCCGCTACTCGGGCGCGGCGGAGACGGACGGAACGCCCGCCCTCTCGCAGTTGGCCGGACAGGTGTGTTTCACCCTCCGAACCGACGAGGGGTCCTACAGCGTCGGGGGATGGGGGGCCGTCCTCGAAGAGGTGGAGGCGACGCGCGTGACCATCACCGACGTGGCGAAGTGA
- a CDS encoding HalX domain-containing protein, with product MSADQPLVLIVEDEPDLADLYATWLRENCRVRVAYGGHEALDQLDGDVDVVLLDRRMPDLSGDEALAEIRNRGFECRVAMVTAVEPDFDIVAMGFDDYLVKPVSKEALEETVDNLLLRNSYNDGVQELFSLASKKALLESEKEAATLEENDEYRELDARLSELRANLDETLRQFDEERDIAAVYRDLGDNSAFEDLESEN from the coding sequence ATGAGTGCTGACCAGCCGCTCGTGCTCATCGTAGAAGATGAGCCGGACCTCGCCGACCTGTACGCAACGTGGCTCAGAGAGAACTGTCGTGTCCGCGTCGCCTACGGCGGTCACGAGGCGCTCGACCAACTCGACGGAGACGTCGACGTCGTCCTCCTCGACCGTCGCATGCCGGACCTCTCCGGGGACGAGGCCCTCGCGGAGATACGGAACCGCGGCTTCGAGTGCCGCGTGGCAATGGTGACGGCCGTCGAACCGGACTTCGACATCGTCGCCATGGGCTTCGACGACTACCTCGTCAAACCCGTCTCGAAGGAGGCCCTCGAGGAGACGGTGGACAACCTCCTCCTCAGGAACTCCTACAACGACGGCGTGCAGGAACTGTTCTCGCTCGCCTCGAAGAAGGCCCTCCTCGAATCGGAGAAGGAGGCGGCCACCTTGGAGGAGAACGACGAGTACCGCGAACTCGACGCGCGCCTCTCGGAACTCCGCGCGAACCTCGACGAGACGCTCCGCCAGTTCGACGAGGAACGCGACATCGCGGCCGTCTACCGCGACCTCGGCGACAACTCCGCCTTCGAGGACCTCGAAAGCGAGAACTGA